Proteins from a single region of Streptomyces glaucescens:
- a CDS encoding ABC transporter permease — translation MAATQVIRSEWTKIRSVASTVWTLSLTVLVTIALGMLISALSKNEFDSMSARERLSFDPTFISFAGMSLGQLAMIVFGVLVVSNEYSSGMIRTSLAAVPQRGTFLSGKLAVATALALAVGMATSFAAFFLGQAMLGDLKASIGDPGVLRAVIGGGLYMTLIAMFSMGVAAMLRSPMLSLGILMPFFFLISNILGNVGATEKIGRFLPDQAGNKIMQVVPPVDDDTPYGPWGGLGIMALWVVAALLGGYVLLRRRDA, via the coding sequence ATGGCGGCCACCCAGGTCATCCGGTCCGAATGGACGAAGATCCGCTCGGTCGCGTCCACGGTGTGGACACTTTCCCTCACCGTACTGGTCACCATTGCGCTCGGAATGCTCATCTCCGCGCTCTCGAAGAACGAGTTCGACAGCATGAGCGCCCGGGAGAGACTGTCCTTCGACCCGACGTTCATCAGTTTCGCGGGAATGAGTCTCGGCCAGCTCGCGATGATCGTTTTCGGGGTGCTCGTGGTCTCCAACGAGTACAGCTCCGGCATGATCCGCACCTCGCTCGCCGCCGTGCCCCAGCGCGGCACCTTCCTGTCCGGCAAACTCGCCGTCGCCACCGCCCTCGCCCTGGCCGTCGGCATGGCCACCAGCTTCGCCGCCTTCTTCCTCGGCCAGGCGATGCTGGGCGACCTCAAGGCGTCGATCGGTGACCCCGGGGTGCTGCGCGCGGTGATCGGCGGCGGGCTCTACATGACCCTCATCGCGATGTTCTCGATGGGCGTCGCCGCGATGCTGCGCTCGCCGATGCTGTCGCTGGGCATCCTCATGCCCTTCTTCTTCCTGATCTCCAACATCCTGGGCAACGTCGGCGCGACCGAGAAGATCGGCCGGTTCCTGCCGGACCAGGCCGGCAACAAGATCATGCAGGTGGTGCCGCCGGTCGACGACGACACCCCGTACGGCCCCTGGGGCGGGCTCGGGATCATGGCGCTGTGGGTGGTCGCGGCCCTGCTCGGCGGATACGTCCTGCTCAGGCGGCGGGACGCCTAG
- a CDS encoding ABC transporter ATP-binding protein, protein MIELEGLTKRYGEKVAVNNLTFAVRPGIVTGFLGPNGAGKSTTMRMMLGLDRPTAGDVRIDGRHYDRLKDPLKYIGALLDAKAVHGGRSAFDHLLCLAQSNGIPKKRVHEVLDTVGLTAVARKKAKGFSLGMGQRLGIAAALLGDPRILMFDEPVNGLDPEGIHWIRTLMKSLAGQGRTVFVSSHLMSEMALTADHLVVIGQGRLLADTSMADFIARNSRTYVRIRTPQPERLLDVLHGAGITAVRAGGGVFEVDGEKPERIGELAAQQQVVLHELSPQQASLEEAFMRLTAESVEYHAHSGAPRRAQWGSAGKKG, encoded by the coding sequence ATGATCGAGCTCGAGGGGCTGACCAAGCGGTACGGCGAGAAGGTGGCGGTCAACAACCTGACCTTCGCCGTGCGGCCGGGCATCGTCACGGGGTTCCTCGGCCCGAACGGCGCGGGCAAGTCCACCACGATGCGGATGATGCTGGGCCTCGACCGGCCGACGGCCGGGGACGTGCGGATCGACGGCAGGCACTACGACCGGCTCAAGGACCCGCTGAAGTACATCGGCGCGCTCCTCGACGCGAAGGCGGTGCACGGCGGGCGCAGTGCCTTCGACCACCTGCTGTGCCTGGCGCAGAGCAACGGCATCCCGAAGAAGCGGGTGCACGAGGTGCTGGACACCGTGGGCCTGACGGCGGTGGCGCGCAAGAAGGCCAAGGGGTTCTCGCTCGGCATGGGCCAGCGGCTGGGCATCGCCGCCGCCTTGCTGGGCGATCCACGGATCCTGATGTTCGACGAGCCGGTCAACGGGCTCGACCCGGAGGGCATCCACTGGATCCGGACGCTGATGAAGTCGCTGGCCGGGCAGGGCCGCACGGTGTTCGTGTCGAGTCATCTGATGAGCGAGATGGCGCTGACCGCGGACCACCTAGTGGTGATCGGGCAGGGCCGGCTGCTCGCCGACACGTCGATGGCGGACTTCATCGCGCGCAACTCGCGCACGTATGTGCGGATCCGCACCCCGCAGCCCGAGCGGCTGCTGGATGTGCTGCACGGCGCCGGGATCACGGCCGTGCGGGCCGGCGGCGGGGTGTTCGAGGTGGACGGCGAGAAGCCGGAGCGGATCGGTGAGCTGGCCGCGCAGCAGCAGGTGGTGCTGCACGAGCTGAGTCCGCAGCAGGCCTCCCTGGAGGAGGCGTTCATGCGGTTGACCGCCGAGTCGGTCGAGTACCACGCCCACTCCGGCGCGCCCCGGCGTGCGCAGTGGGGCAGTGCCGGGAAGAAGGGTTGA
- a CDS encoding cellulose-binding protein has protein sequence MSDTSPYGFELVRRGYDRAQVDERISKLVSDRDSALARITALEKRIEELHLETQNAQAQVSDAEPSYAGLGARVEKILRLAEEEAKDLREEARRAAEQHRELAESAAQQVRNDAESFAAERKAKAEDEGVRIVEKAKSDAAQLRAEAQKDAQSKREEADALFEETRAKAAQAAADFETNLAKRREQSERDLASRQAKAEKRLAEIEHRAEQLRLEAEKLRTDAERRARQTVETAQRQAEDIVADANAKADRIRSESERELAALTNRRDSINAQLTNVREMLATLTGAAVAATGTPAEDEPISRGVPAQQSR, from the coding sequence ATGAGCGACACTTCCCCCTACGGCTTCGAGCTTGTGCGGCGTGGGTACGACCGCGCTCAGGTGGACGAACGTATCTCCAAGCTCGTCTCCGACCGTGACAGTGCTCTCGCCCGCATCACCGCTCTGGAAAAGCGCATCGAGGAGCTCCACCTCGAAACGCAGAACGCCCAGGCCCAGGTAAGCGACGCCGAGCCGTCGTACGCCGGCCTCGGTGCCCGCGTCGAGAAGATCCTTCGGCTCGCCGAGGAAGAGGCCAAGGACCTGCGCGAGGAGGCCCGCCGCGCGGCCGAGCAGCACCGCGAGCTGGCCGAGTCGGCCGCCCAGCAGGTGCGCAACGACGCCGAGTCGTTCGCGGCCGAGCGCAAGGCGAAGGCCGAGGACGAGGGCGTCCGGATCGTCGAGAAGGCCAAGAGCGACGCCGCGCAGCTGCGGGCCGAGGCGCAGAAGGACGCGCAGTCCAAGCGCGAGGAGGCCGACGCGCTGTTCGAGGAGACCCGCGCCAAGGCCGCGCAGGCCGCCGCGGACTTCGAGACGAACCTGGCCAAGCGCCGCGAGCAGTCCGAGCGCGACCTGGCGTCGCGTCAGGCCAAGGCCGAGAAGCGCCTCGCCGAGATCGAGCACCGCGCCGAGCAGCTGCGCCTGGAGGCCGAGAAGCTGCGCACCGACGCCGAGCGCCGGGCCCGCCAGACGGTGGAGACCGCCCAGCGCCAGGCCGAGGACATCGTGGCCGACGCGAACGCCAAGGCCGACCGGATCCGTTCGGAATCCGAGCGCGAGCTGGCCGCCCTCACCAACCGCCGCGACTCGATCAACGCCCAGCTCACGAACGTGCGCGAGATGCTCGCCACGCTCACGGGCGCCGCGGTGGCCGCCACCGGCACGCCGGCCGAGGACGAGCCGATCTCCCGCGGGGTGCCCGCCCAGCAGTCCCGGTAA
- the scy gene encoding polarized growth protein Scy codes for MRGYESQEREPAADVDHLSRFEAEMKRLRTEREKAIQHAEDLGYQVEVLRAKLHEARRTLMTRPAYDSADIGYQAEQLLRNAQMQADQIRADAERELSQARAQTQRILQEHAEQAARLQAELHQEAVTRRQQLDQELAERRQTVESHVNENVAWAEQLRARTEQQARRLLEESRAEAEQAMAAARAEAERLTAEARQRLRSEAEAARAEAEQLLRRARADAERLLDAASTQAQEATDHAEQLRTSSATESEAARRQAAELSRAAEQRMAEAEEALRKAQSEAEKLVTEAKEAAAKTLSSAEAANETRTRTAKEQVARLVSEATKEAETTKAEAEQLVADARAEAEKIVAEAVEKARTVTAEETATQLSKAAKTAEDVLTKASEDAKRTTRAAAEEAERIRKEAEAEADRLRAEAHDIAEQLKGAAKDDTKEYRAKTVELQEEARRLRGEAEQLRADAVEEGEKIRAGARKEAVAKIEEAARSAEELLAKAKADADELRRTATADSEKVRTEAIERATALRRQAEETLERTRAETERHREEAVEQAEGIRAEAERAARELREETERAVAARQTEAAEELARLHAEAEARLAAAEQALTEAREEAARMRREATEETDRLRAESAERIRTLRQQAETEAERLRDEAAADASASRAEGEAVAVRLRSEAAAEAERLKTEAQESADRMRAEAQAAAERLAAEASETLAAAQEEAARRRREAEETLGAARQEADQERERAREQSEELLASARKRVEEAQAEAVRLVEEADRRATEMVSAAEQRAQQVRDSVAGLHEQAQEEIAGLRSAAEHAADRTRREAEEEADRVRSDAYAERERAGEDAARMRHEAAEEAEAAKALAERTMAEAMAESERLRSDASEYAQRLRTEASDNLAEADQAAARTRADAREDANRIRSDAAAQADTLITEARSEAERLTTETAAEAERVRTEALAEAERLTTETAAEAERVRTEALAEAERVTAEALAEAERVTADASARAEQLVADATGEAERLRAEAAETVGSAQAHAERVRAESERVTSEAAEEAERLTTAAREEAERTLDEARKEANKRRSEAAEQVDKLISETAAEADKLLAEAQAQALKTTADAESQADTMVGAARKEAERIVSEATIEGNSRVEKARTDADELLVGARRDATAIRERAEELRDRITTEIEELHERARREAAETMKSTGDRCDALIKAAEEQLAKAEAKAKELVSEANSEAGKVRIAAVKKAEGLLKEAEQKKAKLVKEAEELKAEAVREAERTVAEGKRELEVLMRRREDINAEISRVQDVLEALESFEAPAAGKDGGVRAGATVGAPRSGGKSSDG; via the coding sequence GTGCGGGGCTACGAGAGCCAGGAGCGAGAGCCGGCGGCTGACGTCGACCACCTCTCTCGGTTCGAGGCCGAGATGAAGCGGCTGAGGACCGAGCGGGAAAAGGCCATCCAGCACGCCGAGGACCTCGGCTACCAGGTCGAGGTGCTGCGGGCCAAGCTGCACGAGGCGCGCCGTACCCTCATGACCCGGCCCGCCTACGACAGCGCCGACATCGGCTACCAGGCCGAACAGTTGCTGCGCAACGCGCAGATGCAGGCCGACCAGATCCGCGCCGACGCCGAGCGCGAACTGAGCCAGGCCCGGGCGCAGACCCAGCGCATCCTCCAGGAGCACGCCGAGCAGGCCGCACGGCTCCAGGCCGAGCTGCACCAGGAGGCCGTGACCCGGCGCCAGCAGCTCGACCAGGAGCTGGCCGAGCGCCGGCAGACCGTCGAGTCGCACGTCAACGAGAACGTGGCGTGGGCCGAGCAACTGCGCGCCCGCACCGAGCAGCAGGCCCGCCGTCTCCTGGAGGAGTCCCGCGCGGAGGCCGAACAGGCGATGGCCGCCGCCCGCGCGGAGGCCGAACGGCTCACCGCCGAGGCCCGCCAGCGGCTCCGGAGCGAGGCCGAGGCGGCCCGCGCCGAGGCCGAACAGCTGCTGCGCCGCGCCCGCGCGGACGCCGAACGGCTGCTCGACGCCGCGTCCACGCAGGCCCAGGAGGCCACCGACCACGCCGAGCAGCTGCGCACCAGCAGCGCCACCGAGTCGGAGGCGGCGCGCCGTCAGGCGGCCGAGCTCAGCCGGGCCGCCGAACAGCGGATGGCGGAGGCCGAGGAGGCGCTGCGCAAGGCGCAGTCCGAGGCGGAGAAGCTGGTCACCGAGGCCAAGGAGGCCGCGGCCAAGACGCTCTCCAGCGCCGAGGCCGCCAACGAGACCCGCACGCGCACGGCGAAGGAGCAGGTCGCCCGGCTGGTCAGCGAGGCCACCAAGGAGGCCGAGACCACCAAGGCCGAGGCCGAGCAGCTGGTCGCGGACGCCCGCGCGGAGGCCGAGAAGATCGTCGCGGAGGCCGTCGAGAAGGCCCGCACGGTCACCGCCGAGGAGACCGCCACCCAGCTGTCGAAGGCGGCGAAGACCGCCGAGGACGTGCTCACCAAGGCCTCCGAGGACGCCAAGCGGACCACCAGGGCCGCCGCCGAGGAGGCCGAGCGGATCCGCAAGGAGGCCGAGGCCGAGGCGGACCGGCTGCGCGCCGAGGCGCACGACATCGCCGAGCAGCTCAAGGGCGCGGCGAAGGACGACACCAAGGAGTACCGCGCCAAGACGGTCGAGCTGCAGGAGGAGGCCCGCCGGCTGCGCGGCGAGGCCGAGCAGCTGCGCGCCGACGCGGTCGAGGAGGGCGAGAAGATCCGCGCCGGGGCCCGCAAGGAGGCCGTGGCGAAGATCGAGGAGGCCGCCAGGTCCGCCGAGGAGCTGCTGGCCAAGGCGAAGGCGGACGCGGACGAGCTGCGCCGCACCGCCACCGCGGACAGCGAGAAGGTCCGCACCGAGGCCATCGAGCGCGCCACGGCGCTGCGCCGGCAGGCCGAGGAGACCCTGGAGCGCACCCGCGCGGAGACCGAGCGCCACCGTGAGGAGGCCGTCGAGCAGGCCGAGGGCATCAGGGCGGAGGCCGAGCGCGCCGCGCGCGAGCTGCGCGAGGAGACCGAGCGCGCGGTCGCGGCCCGGCAGACGGAGGCCGCCGAGGAGCTGGCCCGCCTGCACGCCGAGGCGGAAGCGCGGCTGGCCGCCGCCGAGCAGGCGCTGACGGAGGCCCGTGAGGAGGCCGCCCGGATGCGCCGGGAGGCCACCGAGGAGACCGACCGGCTGCGCGCCGAGTCGGCCGAGCGGATCCGTACGCTCCGGCAGCAGGCCGAGACGGAGGCCGAGCGGCTGCGCGACGAGGCCGCCGCCGACGCGTCCGCGTCCCGCGCGGAGGGCGAGGCCGTCGCCGTGCGGCTGCGGTCGGAGGCCGCCGCCGAGGCGGAGCGGCTGAAGACGGAGGCGCAGGAGAGCGCGGACCGGATGCGGGCCGAGGCGCAGGCCGCGGCCGAGCGGCTGGCCGCGGAGGCGTCGGAGACGCTGGCCGCCGCGCAGGAGGAGGCAGCCCGCCGCCGCCGCGAGGCGGAGGAGACGCTGGGCGCGGCCCGGCAGGAGGCCGACCAGGAGCGCGAGCGGGCCCGGGAGCAGAGCGAGGAGCTGCTGGCCTCGGCGCGCAAGCGCGTGGAGGAGGCCCAGGCCGAGGCCGTGCGTCTGGTCGAGGAGGCGGACCGGCGCGCCACCGAGATGGTGTCGGCCGCCGAGCAGCGCGCCCAGCAGGTGCGGGACTCGGTGGCGGGGCTGCACGAGCAGGCGCAGGAGGAGATCGCCGGGCTGCGGTCGGCGGCCGAGCACGCGGCGGACCGTACTCGCCGGGAGGCCGAGGAGGAGGCGGACCGGGTCCGTTCCGACGCCTATGCCGAACGGGAGCGGGCCGGTGAGGACGCCGCGCGGATGCGGCACGAGGCCGCCGAGGAGGCGGAGGCCGCCAAGGCGCTCGCGGAGCGCACCATGGCGGAGGCGATGGCCGAGTCGGAGCGGCTGCGCTCGGACGCCTCCGAGTACGCCCAGCGGCTGCGCACGGAGGCGTCGGACAACCTCGCGGAGGCCGACCAGGCCGCGGCGCGCACCCGCGCGGACGCCCGGGAGGACGCCAACCGGATCCGTTCGGACGCGGCGGCGCAGGCCGACACCCTCATCACCGAGGCGCGCTCCGAGGCGGAGCGGCTGACCACGGAGACGGCCGCGGAGGCCGAGCGGGTGCGCACCGAGGCGCTGGCCGAGGCCGAGCGGCTCACCACGGAGACCGCGGCGGAGGCCGAGCGGGTGCGCACCGAGGCGCTGGCCGAGGCCGAGCGCGTCACCGCCGAGGCGCTGGCCGAGGCCGAGCGCGTCACCGCCGACGCGTCCGCCCGGGCCGAGCAGCTCGTCGCGGACGCCACCGGCGAGGCGGAGCGGCTGCGGGCCGAGGCCGCGGAGACGGTCGGGTCGGCGCAGGCGCACGCGGAGCGCGTCCGGGCGGAGTCGGAGCGGGTCACGTCGGAGGCGGCCGAGGAGGCCGAGCGGCTGACCACGGCGGCGCGCGAGGAGGCCGAGCGGACCCTGGACGAGGCCCGCAAGGAGGCCAACAAGCGGCGTTCGGAGGCCGCCGAGCAGGTCGACAAGCTCATCTCGGAGACCGCGGCGGAGGCCGACAAGCTGCTCGCCGAGGCGCAGGCGCAGGCCCTGAAGACCACCGCGGACGCCGAGTCGCAGGCCGACACCATGGTGGGCGCGGCCCGCAAGGAGGCCGAGCGGATCGTCTCCGAGGCGACGATCGAGGGCAACTCGCGGGTGGAGAAGGCCCGTACGGACGCGGACGAGCTGCTGGTCGGCGCGCGCCGGGACGCCACGGCGATCAGGGAGCGCGCGGAGGAGCTGCGCGACCGCATCACCACCGAGATCGAGGAACTGCACGAGCGGGCCCGCCGTGAGGCCGCCGAGACGATGAAGTCGACCGGCGACCGCTGCGACGCGCTGATCAAGGCCGCCGAGGAGCAGCTGGCCAAGGCCGAGGCGAAGGCGAAGGAGCTGGTGTCGGAGGCGAACTCCGAGGCCGGCAAGGTGCGCATCGCCGCGGTGAAGAAGGCCGAGGGGCTTCTCAAGGAGGCCGAGCAGAAGAAGGCCAAGCTGGTCAAGGAGGCCGAGGAGCTGAAGGCCGAGGCGGTCCGGGAGGCCGAGCGCACGGTCGCGGAGGGCAAGCGCGAGCTGGAGGTCCTGATGCGCCGCCGCGAGGACATCAACGCGGAGATCTCCCGGGTCCAGGACGTGCTGGAGGCGCTGGAGTCCTTCGAGGCGCCGGCGGCCGGCAAGGACGGCGGGGTCAGGGCCGGTGCGACGGTGGGCGCGCCCCGTTCGGGTGGCAAGTCGTCGGACGGGTAG
- the mce gene encoding methylmalonyl-CoA epimerase, whose protein sequence is MLTRIDHIGIACFDLDKTVEFYRATYGFEVFHSEVNEEQGVREAMLKINDTSDGGASYLQLLEPTREDSTVAKWLAKNGEGVHHIAFGTADVDGDAAAVRDKGVRVLYDEPRRGSMGSRITFLHPKDCHGVLTELVTSAPVESPEH, encoded by the coding sequence ATGCTGACGCGAATCGACCACATCGGGATCGCCTGTTTCGACCTCGACAAGACCGTCGAGTTCTACCGTGCCACCTACGGCTTCGAGGTGTTCCACTCCGAGGTCAACGAGGAGCAGGGCGTGCGCGAGGCCATGCTCAAGATCAACGATACGTCCGACGGCGGCGCTTCGTACCTCCAGCTCCTGGAGCCGACCCGCGAGGACTCCACCGTCGCCAAGTGGCTCGCCAAGAACGGCGAGGGCGTCCACCACATCGCCTTCGGCACCGCGGACGTCGACGGCGACGCCGCCGCCGTCAGGGACAAGGGCGTCCGGGTGCTCTACGACGAGCCCCGGCGCGGCTCCATGGGCTCCCGGATCACCTTCCTGCACCCCAAGGACTGCCATGGAGTTCTGACGGAACTGGTCACTTCGGCGCCTGTTGAGTCACCTGAGCACTGA
- a CDS encoding acetyl-CoA C-acetyltransferase gives MSSATNGTTSVIVAGARTPMGRLLGSLKSFSGADLGGFAIKAALDRAGIGGDQVQYVIMGQVLQAGAGQIPARQAAVKAGIPMNVPALTVNKVCLSGLDAIALADQLIRAGEFDVVVAGGQESMTNAPHLLPKSREGFKYGAVQMLDAMAHDGLTDAFENIAMGESTEKHNARLGISRAAQDEIAALSHQRAAAAQKNGIFEAEITPVEIPQRKGDPVLFSKDEGIRGDTTVESLGKLRPAFAKDGTITAGSSSQISDGAAAVVVMSKAKAQELGLDWIAEIGAHGNVAGPDNSLQSQPSNAIAHALKKEGLEVSDLDLIEINEAFAAVAVQSMKDLGVSPEKVNVNGGAIALGHPIGMSGARLVLHLALELKRRGGGVGAAALCGGGGQGDALIVRAPRA, from the coding sequence ATGTCTTCTGCAACGAACGGCACGACGTCCGTCATCGTCGCGGGCGCCCGCACCCCGATGGGGCGGCTGCTCGGCTCGCTGAAGTCCTTCTCCGGAGCCGACCTCGGCGGCTTCGCGATCAAGGCCGCCCTCGACCGTGCGGGGATCGGCGGCGACCAGGTGCAGTACGTGATCATGGGCCAGGTGCTCCAGGCCGGCGCGGGGCAGATCCCGGCCCGCCAGGCCGCCGTCAAGGCGGGCATCCCCATGAACGTGCCGGCGCTCACCGTCAACAAGGTGTGCCTCTCCGGCCTCGACGCCATCGCGCTGGCCGACCAGCTCATCCGCGCGGGCGAGTTCGACGTCGTGGTCGCCGGCGGCCAGGAGTCCATGACCAACGCCCCGCACCTGCTGCCGAAGTCCCGCGAGGGCTTCAAGTACGGCGCGGTCCAGATGCTCGACGCCATGGCGCACGACGGCCTGACCGACGCGTTCGAGAACATCGCCATGGGCGAGTCCACGGAGAAGCACAACGCCCGCCTGGGCATCAGCCGCGCGGCGCAGGACGAGATCGCCGCCCTGTCCCACCAGCGGGCCGCCGCCGCCCAGAAGAACGGCATCTTCGAGGCCGAGATCACCCCGGTCGAGATCCCGCAGCGCAAGGGCGACCCGGTCCTGTTCAGCAAGGACGAGGGCATTCGCGGCGACACCACCGTGGAGTCCCTGGGCAAGCTGCGCCCGGCGTTCGCCAAGGACGGCACGATCACCGCCGGCTCCTCCTCGCAGATCTCCGACGGCGCCGCCGCGGTCGTGGTGATGAGCAAGGCCAAGGCGCAGGAGCTGGGCCTGGACTGGATCGCCGAGATCGGCGCCCACGGCAACGTGGCGGGCCCGGACAACTCTTTGCAGTCGCAGCCGTCGAACGCGATCGCGCACGCCCTGAAGAAGGAGGGGCTGGAGGTCTCCGACCTCGACCTGATCGAGATCAACGAGGCCTTCGCCGCGGTTGCCGTGCAGTCAATGAAGGACCTCGGCGTTTCGCCCGAAAAGGTGAACGTCAACGGTGGTGCCATCGCGCTGGGGCACCCGATCGGCATGTCCGGCGCCCGTCTCGTGCTGCACCTCGCCCTGGAACTGAAGCGGCGCGGCGGCGGAGTCGGCGCGGCCGCCCTGTGCGGCGGCGGCGGCCAGGGCGACGCCCTGATCGTGCGGGCCCCCAGGGCCTGA
- the meaB gene encoding methylmalonyl Co-A mutase-associated GTPase MeaB yields the protein MQDVSSLVAQAREGRPRAVARLISLVEGASPQLREVMAALAPLTGNAYVVGLTGSPGVGKSTSTSALVTAYRKQGRRVGVLAVDPSSPFSGGALLGDRVRMSEHASDPGVYIRSMATRGHLGGLAWAAPQAIRVLDAAGCDVILVETVGVGQSEVEIASQADTSVVLLAPGMGDGIQAAKAGILEIGDVYVVNKADRDGADATARELNHMLGLGESRGPGDWRPPIVKTVAARAEGVDEVVEALEKHRAWMEERGVLAARRLARAAREVETIAVTALRERIGDLHGDRRLSALAERIIAGELDPYRAADELVAGLTTA from the coding sequence ATGCAGGACGTCTCCTCGCTGGTCGCCCAGGCCAGGGAAGGCCGGCCGCGGGCCGTGGCCCGGCTGATCTCCCTGGTGGAGGGGGCGTCCCCGCAGCTCAGGGAGGTCATGGCCGCGCTCGCCCCGCTGACCGGCAACGCGTACGTCGTCGGCCTGACCGGCTCGCCCGGCGTCGGCAAGTCGACGTCCACGTCGGCGCTGGTCACCGCGTACCGCAAGCAGGGCAGGCGGGTCGGCGTGCTCGCCGTGGACCCGTCGTCGCCCTTCTCCGGCGGCGCCCTCCTCGGTGACCGGGTCCGCATGTCGGAGCACGCCTCCGACCCCGGCGTCTACATCCGCTCCATGGCCACGCGCGGCCACCTCGGCGGCCTCGCCTGGGCGGCTCCCCAGGCGATCCGCGTCCTGGACGCCGCGGGCTGCGACGTGATCCTCGTCGAGACGGTCGGCGTGGGCCAGTCGGAGGTCGAGATCGCCTCCCAGGCCGACACCTCCGTCGTCCTCCTGGCCCCCGGCATGGGCGACGGCATCCAGGCGGCCAAGGCCGGGATCCTGGAGATCGGCGACGTCTACGTGGTCAACAAGGCCGACCGGGACGGCGCCGACGCCACCGCCCGCGAGCTGAACCACATGCTGGGCCTCGGCGAGTCCCGCGGCCCCGGCGACTGGCGGCCCCCGATCGTCAAGACGGTCGCCGCGCGCGCCGAGGGCGTCGACGAGGTCGTCGAGGCGCTGGAGAAGCACCGGGCGTGGATGGAGGAGCGCGGCGTCCTCGCCGCGCGCCGGCTCGCCCGCGCCGCCCGCGAGGTGGAGACCATCGCGGTCACCGCGCTGCGCGAACGCATCGGGGACCTCCACGGCGACCGCAGGCTCAGCGCACTCGCGGAACGGATCATCGCGGGCGAGCTGGATCCGTATCGCGCGGCGGACGAACTGGTGGCGGGCCTCACGACGGCGTGA
- a CDS encoding PepSY domain-containing protein, translating to MKRNIVIAAVTATALIGGGAAVAFADGGDGKKGVVADGSAGRAPTSEVTAVQAIDAALKERPGTVVSVELDDERDATAWEVDVLGSGTTSYTVRVDPASGKVLGTGTDRDEDDAAQERRVLEGAGVDAREAARAAAAKGVVTSVDLDDDERSARWSVETAGSEQEWQVGLKTGKVTAERDDSGSGEDSGEDADSDSDED from the coding sequence ATGAAGCGCAACATCGTCATCGCCGCCGTCACCGCGACCGCCCTGATCGGCGGCGGAGCAGCGGTCGCCTTCGCGGACGGTGGCGACGGCAAGAAGGGAGTCGTCGCGGACGGCTCCGCCGGCCGGGCGCCCACGAGCGAGGTGACCGCGGTACAGGCCATCGACGCCGCGCTCAAGGAGCGGCCGGGCACGGTGGTCTCCGTGGAACTGGACGACGAGCGTGACGCAACCGCCTGGGAGGTGGACGTCCTGGGCTCCGGCACCACCTCGTACACCGTCCGGGTGGACCCGGCGAGCGGCAAGGTCCTCGGCACCGGGACCGACCGGGACGAGGACGACGCCGCACAGGAGCGCCGTGTCCTCGAGGGCGCCGGCGTGGACGCCCGTGAGGCCGCGCGGGCCGCCGCCGCGAAGGGGGTCGTGACCTCCGTGGACCTGGACGACGACGAGCGCTCCGCGCGGTGGAGCGTGGAGACCGCCGGGTCCGAGCAGGAGTGGCAGGTCGGCCTGAAGACGGGGAAGGTCACGGCGGAGCGGGACGACTCGGGTTCCGGCGAGGACTCCGGCGAGGACGCCGACTCCGACTCCGACGAGGACTGA
- a CDS encoding response regulator transcription factor yields the protein MRLLIVEDERRLALSLARGLTAEGYAVDVVHDGLEGLHRASESPYDLVVLDIMLPGLNGYRVCSALRAAGNDVPILMLTAKDGEYDEAEGLDTGADDYLTKPFSYVVLVARIRALLRRRGTGGGTPVIEAGELRLDTGARRVLRQGTEVALTAKEFAVLEQLALRPGQVVSKTEILEHVWDFAYEGDPNIVEVYVSALRRKLGAELIRTVRGAGYRLEAPR from the coding sequence ATGCGCCTGCTGATCGTCGAGGACGAAAGACGCCTCGCCCTGTCCCTGGCCAGGGGCCTCACCGCGGAGGGTTACGCCGTGGACGTCGTCCACGACGGCCTGGAGGGGCTGCACCGGGCGAGCGAGTCGCCGTACGACCTGGTCGTGCTGGACATCATGCTGCCCGGCCTGAACGGTTACCGGGTCTGCTCGGCGCTGCGCGCCGCCGGCAACGACGTGCCGATCCTCATGCTCACCGCGAAGGACGGCGAGTACGACGAGGCGGAGGGACTGGACACCGGCGCGGACGACTACCTGACGAAGCCCTTCTCGTACGTCGTCCTGGTCGCCCGGATCAGGGCGCTGCTGCGCCGCCGCGGCACGGGCGGCGGGACGCCGGTGATCGAGGCGGGCGAGCTGCGGCTGGACACCGGGGCCCGGCGGGTGCTGCGGCAGGGGACGGAGGTGGCGCTGACGGCGAAGGAGTTCGCGGTGCTGGAGCAGCTCGCGCTGCGCCCGGGCCAGGTGGTCTCCAAGACGGAGATCCTGGAACACGTCTGGGACTTCGCCTACGAGGGCGACCCGAACATCGTCGAGGTGTACGTCAGCGCCCTGCGCCGCAAGCTGGGCGCGGAGCTGATCCGTACGGTGCGCGGGGCCGGCTACCGGCTGGAGGCACCGCGGTGA